The proteins below are encoded in one region of Vibrio sp. ED004:
- the relA gene encoding GTP diphosphokinase — protein MVAVRSAHLNPSEQFELESWIASLNQDAKTSNKLIKVYRHCEELLKDHEQASLLLWRGREMIEILVTLSMDRATLIAAQLFPVVSSGVFEREAFEESYGKETVKLIDGVEEMAALGQLNVTLEGSAASGQVDNVRRMLLAMVDDFRCVVIKLAERICNLIEVKKAPDAVRRAAAKECSNIYAPLANRLGIGQLKWEIEDYAFRYQQPDTYKQIAKQLSERRIVREQYITDFVDDLTAEMNRSSINAEVSGRPKHIYSIWRKMQKKGLAFDELFDVRAVRIIADQLQDCYAGLGVVHTKYKHLPSEFDDYVANPKPNGYQSIHTVVLGPEGKTIEIQIRTKQMHEDSELGVAAHWKYKEGASSGRSGYDEKITWLRKLIDWQEEMSDSGEMLDEVRSQVFDDRVYAFTPRGDVVDLPMGATPLDFAYHIHSMVGHRCIGAKVAGRIVPFTHKLSMGDQVEIITQKEPNPSRDWLNPTTGFVHSGRARAKINAWFRAQSREKNLEAGRDILEVELAKVGATLKDADQYALRRFNVNTPDELYAGIGSGDLRINQVVNHINALVNKPTAEEEDKKALEKLLESENKPAQQSRPKKDAVVVEGVDNLMTHLARCCQPIPGDTIKGYITQGRGISVHRSDCEQLSELSLHAPERIIDTVWGNGFVGSYILTLRVEALERNGLLKDITSLFSNEKISVTTMKSRIDYKRQLSVMDFDLEVTNIEILSRVTSRVEQIKDVMSVKRLG, from the coding sequence ATGGTTGCGGTACGAAGCGCACATTTAAACCCAAGCGAACAGTTTGAGCTAGAAAGTTGGATTGCGTCATTGAATCAAGACGCAAAAACCTCGAATAAACTGATTAAAGTTTATCGTCACTGTGAAGAACTTTTAAAAGATCACGAGCAAGCATCGCTCTTGCTTTGGCGTGGCCGCGAGATGATCGAAATCTTGGTCACCTTGTCCATGGACCGTGCCACTTTAATTGCTGCACAACTTTTCCCCGTCGTCTCTAGCGGCGTTTTTGAGCGCGAAGCGTTTGAAGAAAGCTACGGCAAAGAAACCGTAAAGTTGATTGATGGCGTTGAAGAAATGGCGGCCTTGGGCCAGCTTAACGTGACCCTTGAAGGCAGTGCAGCCTCGGGTCAAGTCGATAACGTTCGTCGCATGTTATTAGCAATGGTTGACGACTTCCGCTGCGTAGTCATCAAGCTAGCGGAGCGAATCTGTAACCTCATTGAGGTGAAAAAAGCGCCTGATGCTGTGCGCCGCGCGGCAGCAAAAGAGTGTTCTAACATCTACGCACCACTAGCGAACCGTTTAGGTATTGGTCAGCTTAAGTGGGAAATCGAAGATTACGCATTCCGTTACCAGCAGCCAGACACCTACAAGCAGATCGCAAAACAGTTGTCTGAGCGTCGTATCGTACGTGAACAATACATTACAGATTTCGTTGACGATTTAACGGCAGAAATGAACCGTTCAAGCATCAATGCTGAAGTCAGTGGCCGACCAAAACACATCTACAGCATCTGGCGTAAAATGCAGAAGAAAGGCTTGGCCTTCGATGAACTTTTTGACGTTCGAGCTGTGCGTATCATCGCCGACCAACTTCAAGACTGTTATGCCGGCCTAGGTGTCGTTCATACCAAATACAAACATCTACCAAGCGAGTTTGATGACTATGTGGCGAATCCTAAGCCAAATGGTTACCAGTCGATTCACACGGTTGTTCTTGGCCCTGAAGGCAAGACCATTGAGATTCAGATCCGTACCAAGCAGATGCACGAAGACTCAGAGCTTGGTGTTGCGGCGCACTGGAAGTACAAAGAAGGTGCTTCAAGTGGCCGCAGTGGTTACGACGAGAAAATCACTTGGTTGCGTAAGCTTATCGATTGGCAGGAAGAGATGTCGGATTCTGGCGAGATGCTGGATGAAGTTCGTAGCCAAGTATTCGATGACCGCGTATACGCGTTTACACCGCGTGGTGATGTGGTTGACTTGCCAATGGGTGCAACTCCGTTGGACTTTGCTTATCACATCCACTCGATGGTTGGTCACCGTTGTATCGGTGCCAAAGTGGCAGGGCGTATCGTACCGTTCACCCATAAGCTATCAATGGGCGACCAAGTAGAGATCATCACCCAGAAAGAACCGAACCCATCTCGCGATTGGCTGAACCCAACCACAGGCTTCGTTCACTCTGGACGTGCTCGTGCGAAAATCAACGCATGGTTCCGCGCGCAAAGTCGTGAGAAGAACCTAGAAGCGGGCCGTGACATCCTTGAGGTTGAATTAGCGAAGGTTGGTGCAACTCTAAAAGATGCCGACCAATACGCGCTAAGACGCTTTAACGTGAACACGCCAGATGAGCTTTATGCTGGCATCGGTAGTGGCGACTTGCGTATTAACCAAGTGGTTAATCACATCAATGCGCTAGTGAATAAGCCTACAGCCGAAGAAGAAGACAAAAAAGCGCTAGAGAAACTGCTTGAGTCGGAAAACAAGCCAGCACAACAGAGTCGCCCCAAGAAAGACGCCGTAGTCGTGGAAGGTGTTGATAACCTAATGACGCACCTTGCTCGTTGTTGTCAGCCAATCCCTGGCGACACCATAAAAGGTTACATCACTCAAGGTCGTGGTATCTCGGTTCACCGTAGTGACTGTGAACAACTGAGTGAGCTAAGCCTACATGCGCCAGAACGTATCATTGATACCGTTTGGGGTAATGGCTTTGTTGGTTCTTACATCCTAACGCTGCGTGTTGAAGCGCTAGAGCGTAATGGCTTGTTGAAAGACATCACCTCACTGTTCTCGAACGAGAAGATCAGCGTGACCACAATGAAGAGCCGCATCGACTACAAACGTCAGTTATCGGTAATGGATTTCGATTTAGAGGTCACCAATATTGAGATTCTGAGTCGAGTGACAAGTCGAGTCGAACAGATCAAAGATGTTATGTCAGTAAAAAGGTTGGGATAG